Proteins encoded in a region of the Ziziphus jujuba cultivar Dongzao chromosome 3, ASM3175591v1 genome:
- the LOC125423337 gene encoding MDIS1-interacting receptor like kinase 2-like has protein sequence MAPWIPNLVVRSPDQFLLFIIILLFPCSSTTCFAISGEAKALVKWKDSLDMNPTTHSLLRSWNLNSTDSTPHRLYNNTPCNWVGITCNGFGRVINITLYSSNLKGTLHNFNFSSFPSLLVLSLYNNSLYGSIPMHIGNLSTLTSLDIGINHLSGNIPSQICLLTSLRFLALANNYLNGSIPPQIGMLVSLEVMYVYSNNLSGSIPVSIGNLSKLTDLELSENKVVGSIPIEIGQLKSLDTLYLDANQLTGSIPASIGNLSMLTDLDFSRNKIVGSIPSEIGLLKLLTLLYLWGNHLTGSIPVSIGQLTSLEEIHLDENYLSGSIPASIGNLTSLAEFSLIMNNITGSLPPEMNNLTNLEDLLLGYNVLYGYLPENICLGGRLKEIAVSYNHFTGSIPKSMRNCSSLVRVSIGANEFTGNMSEDFGIYPNLVFMDLSNNKFFGKLTRNWAHCQKLTMLNISNNKVSGMLPPELGKATQLQKLDLSSNFLIGKIPKELGQLRLLYILKLNNNTLSGNVPAQIGMLFDLQQLDLADNKLSGPFPRHLEKCANLQNLNLRNNRLNGVVPFQIGNFHSLRNVDLSRNMLIGELPPELGNLFLLETLNLSRNNFIGSIPASFQKLISLTSVDVSYNQLEGPLPHIKAFTEAPIEALEDNKGLCGNNNCLKPCPTPKNKNRNQAVTAIIVSISGILFLLFIIVGILFIRQKRMRNMDEPRETQTEAFFAAWNHDGKKVHEEIVEATENFDSKFCIGVGGNGSVYKTLLSTGQLVAVKKFHENDGIDHRQAFKSETSILPKVRHRNIIKLLGFCSHTRYSFLVYEFMELGSLVKILSNNEKAMELEWFKRVNIVKGLAKATSYLHHECFPAIVHRDISSKNVLLDDDCEAHISDFGSATTLDPDSSNWTPFAGTLGYSAPELAYTMEVNQKIDVYSFGVVTLESIMGEHPGDLISSLLPSPLHAIDVLLKDVLDHRLSPPTRQIADQVVSIAEIAFACVRQNPQSRPTMKQVSQKLSSRLQSLSVPFHMVTIKQLLDSPTWTS, from the exons ATGGCACCCTGGATTCCAAACCTCGTTGTAAGGTCACCTGATCAGTTTTTGTTGTTTATCATCATCCTACTATTTCCTTGTTCTTCTACTACTTGTTTTGCAATAAGTGGAGAGGCAAAGGCCCTTGTGAAATGGAAGGACAGCCTTGATATGAATCCAACTACTCATTCTCTTCTCCGCTCTTGGAATCTCAATTCTACTGATTCAACTCCTCACCGTCTTTATAATAATACCCCTTGTAACTGGGTTGGGATCACTTGTAACGGCTTTGGACGTGTCATCAACATTACTCTTTACAGCAGTAATCTGAAAGGTACGCTTCACAACTTCAACTTCTCCTCCTTTCCCAGCTTACTCGTGCTTAGTCTATATAACAACTCCCTTTATGGAAGTATCCCCATGCACATTGGCAACCTTTCCACACTCACCTCACTTGATATAGGGATCAATCATCTCTCTGGAAACATTCCTTCCCAAATATGCCTTTTGACAAGTTTACGCTTCCTTGCTTTGGCTAACAATTATTTGAATGGCTCTATACCACCTCAAATAGGCATGTTGGTCTCCCTTGAAGTGATGTATGTTTATAGTAACAATCTTTCAGGTTCAATTCCTGTGTCCATTGGAAACCTGAGCAAGTTAACTGATTTGGAACTTAGTGAAAATAAAGTAGTCGGGTCCATCCCCATTGAGATTGGGCAGCTTAAATCACTCGATACCCTTTATTTGGATGCTAACCAACTCACTGGTTCAATTCCTGCGTCCATTGGAAACTTGAGCATGTTAACTGATTTGGATTTTAGTAGGAACAAAATAGTTGGGTCCATCCCCAGTGAGATTGGGCTGCTTAAATTGCTCACTTTACTATATTTGTGGGGTAACCATCTAACTGGCTCCATACCTGTGTCCATCGGACAGCTTACATCTCTTGAAGAGATCCACTTGGATGAGAACTATCTTAGTGGCTCAATTCCTGCATCCATTGGAAACCTTACATCCCTCGCCGAGTTCAGTTTGATCATGAACAACATTACAGGATCCCTTCCTCCTGAAATGAATAACCTTACAAATCTGGAAGACCTTTTACTAGGCTATAACGTCTTGTATGGCTATCTTCCAGAAAATATTTGTCTGGGTGGGAGACTTAAAGAGATTGCAGTAAGTTATAACCATTTTACAGGTTCCATTCCAAAAAGCATGAGAAACTGCAGCTCCTTAGTCCGTGTTTCAATTGGAGCGAATGAATTTACAGGAAATATGTCAGAAGACTTTGGAATATACCCAAACCTTGTCTTCATGGACTTAAGCAACAATAAGTTTTTTGGAAAACTTACTAGAAATTGGGCACACTGTCAAAAACTAACCATGCTGAACATTTCTAACAACAAAGTTTCAGGCATGCTACCTCCTGAACTTGGTAAAGCTACTCAATTGCAGAAACTTGATCTGTCCTCCAATTTTCTTATAGGGAAAATTCCAAAGGAGTTGGGCCAATTGAGATTGCTTTACATTCTGAAACTCAACAATAATACACTTTCTGGAAATGTTCCTGCACAAATTGGGATGTTATTTGACCTTCAACAGCTTGACCTTGCGGACAACAAATTGAGTGGACCATTTCCCAGACATTTAGAGAAGTGTGCAAACCTACAAAACTTGAACTTGAGAAACAATAGATTGAATGGGGTTGTTCCTTTTCAGATTGGGAATTTTCACTCTCTTCGAAATGTTGATCTAAGTCGGAATATGCTTATAGGAGAGCTGCCACCAGAGCTTGGAAATTTGTTCTTGTTAGAAACACTTAACCTCTCCCGTAACAATTTCATTGGCTCAATACCAGCTTCATTTCAGAAGCTGATAAGTTTGACATCCGTTGATGTATCCTACAATCAATTAGAAGGTCCTCTCCCCCACATCAAAGCTTTCACTGAAGCTCCAATCGAAGCCTTGGAAGATAATAAAGGATTGTGTGGCAACAACAATTGTTTGAAGCCTTGCCCCacacctaaaaataaaaatagaaatcaagCTGTAACTGCAATCATAGTATCTATCTCCGGCattctatttttattgtttatcattGTGGGGATACTTTTTATTCGCCAAAAAAGAATGAGGAATATGGATgaaccaagagaaacacaaactGAAGCTTTCTTTGCAGCATGGAACCACGACGGGAAAAAAGTTCATGAAGAAATAGTTGAAGCAACAGAGAATTTTGATTCCAAATTTTGCATTGGAGTTGGAGGGAATGGAAGTGTATATAAAACACTACTATCAACTGGTCAACTTGTTGCTGTGAAAAAGTTTCATGAGAATGATGGAATAGACCATCGACAAGCTTTCAAAAGCGAGACAAGTATTTTGCCAAAAGTGCGCCATCGAAATATCATCAAGCTTCTTGGATTTTGTTCACATACAAGATACTCATTTTTGGTGTATGAGTTCATGGAACTGGGAAGTTTGGTAAAGATATTGAGCAACAATGAAAAGGCAATGGAGTTGGAATGGTTCAAGAGAGTGAATATTGTCAAAGGTTTGGCAAAGGCAACTTCCTATCTGCACCATGAATGTTTTCCAGCTATAGTCCACAGAGACATATCTAGTAAGAATGTTCTGTTGGATGATGATTGTGAAGCTCACATTTCTGACTTTGGTTCTGCTACAACTTTAGATCCAGACTCATCAAATTGGACTCCATTTGCAGGAACCTTAGGTTACTCAGCCCCAG AGCTTGCTTATACAATGGAAGTAAATCAGAAGATTGATGTCTACAGCTTCGGAGTTGTGACATTAGAATCTATCATGGGAGAGCATCCTGGAGACCTCATATCATCTCTGTTACCATCACCATTACATGCTATTGATGTTCTGCTTAAGGATGTACTTGACCACCGTCTATCACCTCCAACGAGGCAAATAGCAGACCAAGTGGTCTCCATTGCAGAAATAGCATTTGCGTGCGTGCGACAAAATCCACAGTCACGACCAACTATGAAGCAAGTATCTCAGAAGCTCTCATCTCGACTACAATCATTATCGGTGCCTTTTCATATGGTTACAATCAAGCAGTTGTTAGATTCCCCAACATGGACATCCTAA